The Labeo rohita strain BAU-BD-2019 chromosome 10, IGBB_LRoh.1.0, whole genome shotgun sequence genomic interval ACTTTGTTGttctctgtttgtgtgtgtttgactcaAATGTGTGTCTCTAGGCTCTCCCATTCATTATGAATCAGACTGTCATGTCTTTGATTATCAAGTGAGTGTTCACATATTGCACTGCACATTTGCAGAGCTCTAGTGTACTGAATAATCACAAAATCCTCTTGATTCATGATTCATACACAGGAAATTGCTGATGGGAAAGcaaattgcaaaatatagcCATTAGTggagtcaacatgaaatcaaaactgacccCGTTTACTACTTTAATACGTGTTTTTGGATTTTCTTGTAAACAAAATGGAACATCTTGCTCAGACTCAACATCTCCACCTTTTGTATAGAGATGCTTTTCAACATCAGATCAGTTCCTGATGGGTAAAACTGACCCCCATCCTTCTTAATTCACATTAAATATCCTGTTTTACTCACaaaacatcacattacagaagcAAATGGGTTGCGAATGCCACTTTATGTAACCTTGTGGGCTTCTTTGAGAAAAGCCCAACATGAAGGTTACAATCATCTGTTTCATTTCAACAAATAGCAATGAATCATTAAATGACACgtaatgaatcattcaagttGGCTTTTGCAGTCCCTCAGTTACTTAAGGGTTTCTATTCGTCATGTCTGGAcccaaaaatttattttatacattttgtgaGCCATTTATAGATCTTTGTGTTTTCAGCCTTTCTGAAGCCATCATAGTACGACGCTCGCAGTGGCGCAGTGGTTGGCCGGTATGCCGATGCGACGGTGGCAGGTGAACATCTTGCGCAGCTCTGCGCGAAAACGGTCATGAAGCCACGCGTACAGGAATGGGTTGCAGCAGGATGAGCTCATAGCGCACAGATGACACAACAGCTGGATCAGCAGAAAATGACGCTTGTTGATGAGACGAATGTCGATGTCGCGCAGGACATTGAACACGTGGATGGGCAGCCAGCAGACTCCGAACGCCGCCACCACTAGAGACACCAGCCTGAAGATCTTCCTCTTGCGTGCCCGCTGGGCCTCGGCCTGGTCGCGCGTCCGGTGTCCGGGGGCCACGCAGTTGCGGAGTTTGACCGAGATGCAGAGGTAAGAGACGCACACAGCGGATAAAGGCAGGATGTAGGTCAGTAGTAGCGTGCTGTAGGCGTACACCAGTCGCTGGGTCTCCTGGCCCAACCAGAACTCCTCGCAGATGGTCAGACCTTCCTCTCTGAACTCCACATGATAGGTGTGGGCCACAGCAGGAGCAACCAGCACACACGACAGCAGCCAGATCCCAGACAGGACATAAGCGCAGGCTGCCATTGAGATTCGCTTCTTCAAAGGGTGCACTGTAGCATAGTACCTGTTACAAAATACAACGATTTCATCATTGATATACActcttagttttattttatttttcattaaattatttttaaagtaaataatacacCAAATTAAATAGGATCAGAACACATTTTGTATAaagaaaagtaatattttttactattatagATTTACCATATTAAAGTATGTCATTCATCTAGACATTTTActacattataataatttttttaaatttcttattCTCATTAATAGATTAACgcataaataattattatttacacatttatacagattaaaataaaattagtccTCAGAGTAATGTTTGCTATAGTAAAAACTATAGCGTGCTGTAGTATTTCATACTAAAAtactggacttttttttttttttttttttttttttttatatttatatatatatatatatatatatatatatatatatatatatatatatatatatatatatatatatatatatatatatatacatatacatatacatatatatatacatatacatatacatatacatacacatacacatatatacacatatatacacatataattttattattattctcactaataaaataatgcaaaataattgtCATAATCTACTCATTTATATTAAAGTCATGTTAATTCTCAATCAATatagttgcattttttttctatagtaaaaaatgctgtaatgtttttactgaacaaatttttattattattattattattattattattattgttgttgttgttgttgacatTTAGAGTAGatgaatataatttttacaatttttaatatatttttaattttttttattattctcactaataaaataatgcaaaataattatcAGAATTTACTCATTTACATTAAAGTCATGTTAATTATCAGAATCAATATAGTTgtatttttactatagtaaaaaatgcagtaatgtttttactgaacaatatttaaaaatatatattattattattattattattattattattattattattattattattattattgacattTGGAGTaaagataaatataattttggtcattttgagaaaatgtgtCCCTAAAAAATGACAATGCAAAACTTATAAAAaagggctttttttttcttacaataaaacattttttttctttcatataatttaatttcttttgaaaCTTTCTAAAGgatttttacttaatacataaataattctcattgttttctcatttaaattaaaatgtaattttattcctCAGTAGAAGCAATGTAGTTATATTTTGCTGAGGTAAAAACTGCAGtaatgcattttcaaatttttttttttttttttttttttttttccaaataatacCCCAAAAttcagatattattattattattattaataataataataataataataataataataataataataataataataataataataataataataataataataataataataataatttaaccatTACCGTAACTTACACtaaaattttgaacattttagtttttagtgttgttattgttattatttttgttgttgttgttgttgttgttgttaataataataataataataataataataacaacaacaacaataacaacaataacaataacaacactaaaaactaaaatgttcaaaattttaGTGTAAGTTACGGTAatggttaaattattattattattattattattattattattattattataattaattctcactaatataataatacaaatacaaatttaaaataaaattgtaactttttttgtaaaattttattgttattgttaacattTATAGTAAagtagtaaatttaaaaaaataattgaatttaaatttaatatttttttttttctacaataaTTCTGTAAAGGATTTATGGGGTGGAATATGACACAGACATGTCCTTAACCGAGTTTCTGAATAAAGAAAGGAAGATACAATTTCATTTTGTCAACAAACATCAAAGCAGTAGTTCGAAACAGCATGGAGGTCAACCCTAGTCTCAAACTGAAGTCTTCACTTCCTGTACCAAACCTCTAATGATCTCCAAAGTCCTTCAACATAAAAAAGACAAAGCCCTTTTCAAAAGAACCACCATTTAGTGCACGTCCTTTAGACATCCTTTCATCTCAAGTGATCTGACCCACTTCGGCCGCACTTTGATATCTGCGTTTTCTAATGGCATGAGCCATTAGCGAGGTCTCTGGAAGGTCAGGCGCTTACACTCACCTGTCAACTGCAATAGCCGTGAGAGTGAAAACGGACACGTATACAGTGACGGGCTGGATGAGGAACACCAGGTAGCACATGAAGCGTCCGAACGTCCACCCGTGAGGGCTGAAGGCGTAGGCCAGCGTGAAGGGAACGCAGGTCACGCACATCAGCATGTCCGAGAAGGCCAGGTTGCCGATGAAGAAGTTGGTGACGTTATGCATCTTTCTTGAGCGGCAGATGACGTAGATCAGAAGGTAGTTGCCAAAGACGCCCACCAGCACCACAAGAACGTAACAGGGGATGATAAGGGGTTTGAAGGTCTGCAGCAGGGCAACGTCTGCAAAGGGATAGTTGTGAGGGGCCGTGGCGTTTTGGACCACCGTCACCTCGTACACTTGGCCCCCAGGAGGCTCTTCACCACCTTGCCAGCCAGAGCCATTCATCCTTTGATCACAACACTCCTGTCTCCCCCTGCTGGATGAAAACACAAAGGTCATCGCTGGTTGATGTTCAATATTCAGATGAACGGTTGATCAGAGGGATTTACATTTGTTCTCGCTCTGACTTGAATACTTTGTTGCATAACTGCTCAGTGGTGAATTGAAATGCTTTAATGTACCTGTATGAAAGCGACTTCAGAAATTGAAGGTCTTGAAATAGCTTTTTGTTCACTTTTTCACAGCATCCAGGCTTTTTAAAACACAGCAGTCTTAGCCTGCAGTAATGTATTTTTCCAAAGAGCCTGTGTACTTTCACTGTCAAACAAGAGTTATGAATGTCAAAGcctaaatgctgtttaaattcAAATATCTGATGTAATTTGTGCAAATACAAGAAGACTTAAATGCCAATCATTAGATGAATTTGCATTAGGCTATATTCTACTGGAAGTTGAAGTTTGCAAAAGCGAAGCTTTGCAGTTTCATAAAACGCTCCCTTTTAAACAAAAGTTGCACTGTGACTTTGAGGATTCCTTAATAGAAGCTGCTACATTTTTGGGTGCTGAAATATCCATTTTTACATTAAcgcactttcagataaacaagAATGCTAAATGTCAAATCTTAGCGGGAAAGCACTGCTTAAATTCAAACGTTGCACCTATGTAATTTGTGCGAATGCCAGCTGTTTGATGATTTGGCATATTTTCTGGCCTTGCTGAGTTCAGTTTTGCAATTTCATAAAATGCCtttttaaacatcaaatttaTTGAAAGAGTTGTGAAATGCGTCTATTTTcgttataaaaatgtttgaatccTCAATAGAAGCTACTGAATTCAATGTCTTTGTGTGCTGAGGTGAATTAATAAAATTCTTGtgaattaaattcatttagAAAGTGCAACATGTCAAActgttttaaactgcattctctttttatattcatttacatGCAGATCTTTTTTAATTGAGAGGTATTTTATGCATCTGGGGTTCATTAACATCTCTAAAGGCTAAACACAAGTTTGTAATGTCATTTTATTCATAAGGGCTGCATCTTAAATCTGCTAATGGGGGCAGTAGATAAAAGCCCTTTGACTAAACATAGACCATACAGCAGAATAAAGGTCATACCTTATCTATATGGTCTGAAAAAGAATTGGTTCCAGACGGGATAATTGTGTTCTTTGTGGCAGTGAGTCTACAGTACCATAAATAAACCCATTCATCCTTTAACCATGAGTGTTAATTAACTCTAGAAGAGCAGAATATAATACTGATAATGGAAAATTGTTTTCCATTCAGAAGTAAAGCTTCCTGTTTTGGGATACATCCTTAGAGCTTCCCAAATGACCTCTCAAGActcaggggaaaaaaaggtAAGATGTCACTGAGGTGTTACCCTGTGGTACAAAGAtacatatttgtacatttacctcaaaatgagtactttaaaagtacatattagcACCTTGTGTGTAGTGAGGAAACTATGGTGTgaaggtaatttttataaaatcatttatatatcattataGAACTAAACGCTGCAAAATTAAACAGATGCTTAGCTCTCTTCACCCTTGACAGCCTGTAGCCTACATGCAGAACTCTCTAATAAATGCCTATACTGTTATATCTGCTGACTGGACTGTACAAATAAGAAAGTAAGATGTACAGTAGAATTACCAGTACTAATAAATTTGCtttagaatgttaaaaaaaaattacattacctAAGATAAAAAGCTCCTGCTTCTGAGAAGTGTGTCGATGCACCTTTTCTCCTGTGCGGTGCGCCGAGTGTCTCCAAACGGCGCGTCGGTGCGCATCTGACGCGCAGCGCTCCGGCTCCAACAAGCAAGCCACATAAATCGGCGAGAGACTGAAACGTGCTGCAGTAAC includes:
- the prlhr2b gene encoding prolactin releasing hormone receptor 2b isoform X2, with translation MNGSGWQGGEEPPGGQVYEVTVVQNATAPHNYPFADVALLQTFKPLIIPCYVLVVLVGVFGNYLLIYVICRSRKMHNVTNFFIGNLAFSDMLMCVTCVPFTLAYAFSPHGWTFGRFMCYLVFLIQPVTVYVSVFTLTAIAVDRYYATVHPLKKRISMAACAYVLSGIWLLSCVLVAPAVAHTYHVEFREEGLTICEEFWLGQETQRLVYAYSTLLLTYILPLSAVCVSYLCISVKLRNCVAPGHRTRDQAEAQRARKRKIFRLVSLVVAAFGVCWLPIHVFNVLRDIDIRLINKRHFLLIQLLCHLCAMSSSCCNPFLYAWLHDRFRAELRKMFTCHRRIGIPANHCATASVVL
- the prlhr2b gene encoding prolactin releasing hormone receptor 2b isoform X1, with translation MTFVFSSSRGRQECCDQRMNGSGWQGGEEPPGGQVYEVTVVQNATAPHNYPFADVALLQTFKPLIIPCYVLVVLVGVFGNYLLIYVICRSRKMHNVTNFFIGNLAFSDMLMCVTCVPFTLAYAFSPHGWTFGRFMCYLVFLIQPVTVYVSVFTLTAIAVDRYYATVHPLKKRISMAACAYVLSGIWLLSCVLVAPAVAHTYHVEFREEGLTICEEFWLGQETQRLVYAYSTLLLTYILPLSAVCVSYLCISVKLRNCVAPGHRTRDQAEAQRARKRKIFRLVSLVVAAFGVCWLPIHVFNVLRDIDIRLINKRHFLLIQLLCHLCAMSSSCCNPFLYAWLHDRFRAELRKMFTCHRRIGIPANHCATASVVL